A stretch of Candidatus Methanomethylophilaceae archaeon DNA encodes these proteins:
- a CDS encoding N-acetyl-gamma-glutamyl-phosphate reductase, with the protein MTKVGIIGGTGYAGGELARILSVHPDVEIAAMTSRQNAGKKVQDSHPYLKGYLDLEFISNISEASDLDLVFVATPHGVAMKEVPALLERGIKAIDLSGDYRLHDVETYQKWYGHEHTDVENLQKAVYGLPEFFRDEIKGADLVANPGCYATSIILACGPLLKSGVVGDDVVVDAKSGTSGAGMVPTERTHHSTCGESVIPYSIGKHRHTPEIEMAVDRFAGSHSKVTFVPNLVPIIRGIISSCYFDLKKDVSQEEIDSIYGKQYGGETFVHYVPDPSIRAVVASNHAQVSARVLGGKAVAFGVVDNLVKGASGQAVQCMNLMLGLDERSGLNFPGLGV; encoded by the coding sequence ATGACAAAAGTAGGGATCATTGGGGGAACGGGGTACGCAGGCGGAGAGCTTGCCCGCATCCTATCCGTCCATCCGGACGTCGAAATAGCCGCGATGACGTCGCGTCAGAACGCGGGTAAGAAAGTGCAGGATTCGCATCCTTATCTCAAGGGATACTTGGACCTCGAGTTCATCTCCAACATCTCGGAGGCCTCGGATCTCGATCTCGTGTTCGTCGCGACGCCCCATGGCGTGGCTATGAAGGAGGTCCCAGCATTGCTGGAGCGCGGGATCAAAGCCATAGACCTTTCAGGGGACTATCGCCTCCATGACGTGGAGACATACCAGAAATGGTATGGGCATGAGCATACTGACGTGGAAAACCTTCAGAAAGCCGTGTATGGCCTGCCAGAATTCTTCCGCGACGAAATCAAAGGGGCGGATCTGGTTGCAAATCCCGGATGTTATGCGACATCCATAATACTGGCTTGCGGCCCGCTGCTCAAATCGGGGGTGGTCGGCGATGACGTCGTCGTGGACGCCAAATCCGGGACTTCCGGGGCAGGAATGGTGCCGACGGAGCGCACCCACCATTCGACATGCGGTGAATCCGTGATACCTTACAGCATAGGGAAGCATCGCCATACGCCCGAGATAGAGATGGCAGTGGATCGCTTCGCGGGTTCGCATTCGAAGGTAACGTTCGTCCCGAATCTGGTCCCGATAATTCGCGGGATAATTTCGTCATGCTATTTCGATCTGAAGAAGGACGTCTCCCAGGAGGAGATCGATTCGATCTACGGGAAGCAATACGGCGGCGAGACGTTCGTCCATTACGTTCCTGATCCGTCCATCCGCGCGGTCGTCGCTTCGAACCACGCGCAGGTGTCGGCCCGCGTCCTGGGCGGAAAAGCCGTCGCCTTCGGCGTGGTGGACAATCTTGTCAAAGGCGCATCTGGGCAGGCGGTCCAGTGCATGAATCTTATGTTAGGTCTCGATGAGAGATCCGGGCTCAATTTCCCGGGATTGGGGGTTTGA
- a CDS encoding Hsp70 family protein — MTVDDMAGIKVGIDLGTTYSAIAYVDDSGTPRMIETDWGEDTTPSVVAITDDGYIVGHEAKEFQASGTENAFSTFKRFMGSSHRYYAGDREFSPEELSSMLLKRMKEVAEKVSGKEIEGAVITCPAYFNEFQRKATKKAGEDAGLKVLDLVNEPTAASVYYGFKKGANGTLMTFDLGGGTFDITILVIADGNITVKATKGDSALGGKNWDSELCDIVSAKFQEETGDSFENDKEFMCKMIVDSEKMKKELSSRNDAKMRINYGGSAVTISVSRDEFEEATSYLVDKTISICRDLLAEMGMKWSDIDHVLLVGGSTRMPAVRSAIKNESKTDVIIHEDTDLAVAKGAALLANAQEGKIRIHKKEQGMGVRTVNMSFKDVTPFGLGTLVTDPGFTKYLNKIMIARNSAIPAKGRRTVKIQPGNYTTKLDIYTIQGESENPLDVGNKVLYLTVAKEIENDGDGVEIDIDYEYDRSGMVKVTAYQGERLLKMETGVVPDNCAWMGKPPVAEKIAGGKKYIILTIDLSGSMSGNPLKEAINEMCKFAKMIKDAEFALVAFADSSKEVSGFTTPGNILSKIESLNSVNVGGGTSCNPLNKQVYSLAKSVAGKGKVFVVTLTDGQWYGDNTVESSIKSLKELKVECIGIGFGDVDRTFIRKISSSDKSALKASFGGLGRTLSSIASDISGSK; from the coding sequence ATGACGGTGGACGACATGGCCGGGATAAAAGTTGGGATAGATTTGGGGACCACGTACTCAGCGATAGCTTACGTGGACGACAGCGGAACGCCCAGGATGATCGAGACCGACTGGGGCGAGGACACCACCCCTTCGGTGGTCGCCATAACCGATGACGGGTACATAGTCGGACACGAGGCCAAGGAGTTCCAAGCCAGCGGAACCGAAAACGCCTTCTCGACGTTCAAGAGGTTCATGGGAAGCAGCCACCGCTATTACGCCGGCGACAGGGAATTCAGCCCGGAAGAGCTGTCCAGCATGCTCCTGAAACGCATGAAGGAGGTGGCCGAAAAAGTATCCGGGAAGGAGATAGAGGGCGCGGTGATCACCTGCCCCGCGTACTTCAACGAATTCCAGAGGAAAGCTACCAAAAAAGCCGGGGAAGACGCCGGCCTGAAGGTCTTGGACCTGGTGAACGAGCCTACGGCGGCCTCCGTCTATTACGGATTCAAAAAAGGCGCCAACGGCACGCTGATGACCTTCGACCTCGGCGGAGGGACTTTCGACATCACCATACTGGTTATCGCGGACGGGAACATCACCGTCAAAGCCACCAAAGGGGATTCCGCACTGGGCGGGAAGAACTGGGACTCCGAGCTTTGCGACATCGTCTCCGCCAAATTCCAGGAGGAGACCGGAGACAGCTTCGAGAACGACAAGGAGTTCATGTGCAAGATGATCGTCGACTCGGAGAAGATGAAAAAGGAGCTCTCGTCGAGGAACGACGCCAAGATGAGGATAAACTACGGCGGCAGCGCGGTCACCATCTCCGTCAGCAGAGATGAGTTCGAAGAAGCCACATCCTATCTCGTAGACAAGACGATCAGCATCTGCAGAGACCTCCTCGCCGAGATGGGCATGAAATGGAGCGACATCGACCACGTGCTTCTGGTCGGAGGCTCCACCCGCATGCCGGCCGTCCGCTCTGCCATCAAAAACGAGAGCAAAACGGACGTCATCATCCATGAGGACACCGACCTGGCCGTCGCCAAAGGGGCAGCTCTGCTTGCGAACGCGCAGGAAGGCAAGATAAGGATACACAAGAAAGAGCAGGGCATGGGCGTCAGGACCGTCAACATGAGCTTCAAGGACGTGACCCCGTTCGGCCTCGGAACTTTGGTCACCGATCCCGGGTTCACAAAATACCTCAACAAGATAATGATCGCCCGCAACTCCGCGATCCCGGCCAAAGGCCGGCGCACTGTCAAGATACAGCCCGGGAACTATACCACGAAGCTCGACATATACACTATCCAGGGCGAGAGCGAGAACCCCTTGGACGTGGGCAACAAAGTGCTGTACCTGACCGTCGCAAAAGAGATAGAGAACGACGGGGACGGCGTGGAGATAGATATCGACTACGAATACGACCGCAGCGGCATGGTTAAAGTCACGGCCTATCAGGGCGAACGTCTCCTCAAAATGGAGACGGGGGTAGTCCCGGACAACTGCGCTTGGATGGGCAAGCCCCCTGTGGCCGAGAAGATCGCCGGAGGAAAGAAGTACATCATCCTGACGATTGACCTGTCCGGAAGCATGAGCGGCAATCCTTTGAAGGAAGCCATCAACGAGATGTGCAAGTTCGCCAAGATGATCAAGGACGCGGAGTTCGCCCTGGTAGCGTTCGCCGACTCCTCCAAAGAGGTCTCCGGATTCACTACCCCCGGCAACATACTGTCTAAGATCGAGTCTCTGAACAGCGTCAACGTCGGCGGAGGTACCAGCTGCAACCCCCTGAACAAACAGGTATATTCCCTGGCCAAAAGCGTCGCAGGAAAAGGGAAAGTGTTCGTCGTGACGCTGACGGACGGCCAATGGTATGGCGACAATACGGTCGAGAGCAGCATAAAGAGCCTGAAAGAGCTTAAAGTCGAATGCATAGGCATCGGGTTCGGGGACGTGGACAGAACCTTCATCCGCAAGATATCATCCTCCGACAAATCCGCTCTAAAAGCCAGCTTCGGAGGCCTGGGAAGAACGCTGTCGTCGATAGCTTCAGATATCAGCGGAAGCAAATGA
- the grpE gene encoding nucleotide exchange factor GrpE, which translates to MEETERTDEICADAGEQIPGPSAEATEPEPEETEPTAETSGPEEPSEEPEKEDFEPEETPEAEIPSIDSRLDGISYQLAEICDRISVMDVLLESRTIPQSVFQHFNGTISGQLDKVKMSLTADILKEIIKFREDMARFLANAHEKKDELTVDSLLNSFDNFDYGLLNILECRGVSCTRAEIGTAFDSKTQKIVPPAVPTGDRELDKTIQSIKTDCYELEGKVIYPSQVKVFKYNGE; encoded by the coding sequence ATGGAAGAGACAGAAAGAACGGACGAGATATGCGCGGATGCCGGAGAGCAGATCCCCGGACCTTCCGCGGAGGCGACCGAGCCGGAACCTGAAGAGACGGAACCGACGGCGGAAACTTCCGGGCCCGAAGAGCCATCGGAAGAGCCGGAAAAAGAAGACTTCGAACCTGAAGAGACGCCCGAAGCGGAGATCCCATCGATAGATTCCCGTCTCGACGGCATATCTTACCAATTGGCCGAAATCTGCGACAGAATCTCGGTTATGGATGTGCTGCTGGAATCCCGCACCATACCACAATCGGTGTTCCAGCACTTCAACGGGACCATCTCCGGGCAGCTGGATAAGGTCAAGATGAGCCTTACCGCGGACATCCTGAAGGAGATCATCAAATTCAGGGAGGATATGGCAAGGTTCCTGGCCAACGCCCACGAGAAGAAAGATGAGCTTACTGTGGACTCTTTGCTGAACTCCTTCGACAACTTCGATTACGGGCTCCTGAACATCCTCGAATGCCGCGGGGTTTCCTGCACCCGCGCGGAGATCGGAACGGCTTTCGACAGCAAAACCCAGAAGATCGTGCCCCCGGCCGTCCCGACCGGCGACAGGGAACTTGACAAAACCATCCAATCGATCAAAACGGACTGCTATGAGCTGGAGGGCAAGGTGATCTATCCCTCCCAGGTCAAGGTTTTTAAGTACAACGGAGAATGA
- a CDS encoding zinc ribbon domain-containing protein, with the protein MTDPYKALGLNPLNTYDKPQVQQRINALKRANEIKYSPEELARFEAEITSGMAADESLAAMKKDFSRVLRSFIFVRTDGKQVILDKSADAICKKMKNKGWNIEKDDIDDLTKTPIEKCKDYALNAKLVGALGAMECKPFVEWTNDAVDTANGYGGNVDKLGPKFDASEVRAIYAALNKIFDVLMEQRKCMDLVKAFRKVKPCVDDDKLLEDLKTWSVLWEIVEDIRASSSDRIERSTIEALFESNGFARSGADTDKSLKALEQYCMSMGIIANLSKDDDFDLRCGSCGAYMPKDNEKCTVCGSDLYYHCKCGATTPFSEGKCKRCGMGIALVSDIKETQKKVEKLTASYGLAELRRLLNDLGEHKKNLDPLVLARAEAVLRDNDAIVSKLDSLISASKINEALEASKRYLAGKPNSPDLEQVRLRKSHCESTMAEVRRRLQDAGTLSGKDAAKEYAAIMRLCADCPEANARLEGLRPQKPSSVMLSESMDGFIRIRMAQADGKPAGYEIVKNAGRAPRNREDGETIKTAASEYVDRDIVFGKGYYYAVYSEREGISSSEPTYAGPFAVFSNVRNLRASSETKGIRLRFDVPKGCSRVWMCRSEGSVPAFLGMGRIDLGTEGGYLDVESSGEGMSYGYLLVAEYSDGRSTPAFSKGVSVVCTYEKVPEPPGNFKVQPKGNGTFSAAWNQCREECRLYSSPKRIGGNKTATADYVRKNMSPLSFETTGQNSASFSLPPGAVLYVYPVVISGSNAAIGAEKLVHNAIPPDNVRCVYSGGRYVVTLDWPKGALAMRACYSGDGFPSDPHEGFSVRKTKQEYDAQKKIEIPSKDSEIFVAVFSEYPESTFSEGRSISCSKLKEKTAIRYSITSGLFGTKIEFSTDPTLSALPEMALRVSDFGFPRPDDEKIATVSKVDLNKGRGTFVLSKEAAKAYRSSKRSGLFFANFEDYEIYTLEHPRS; encoded by the coding sequence ATGACTGACCCTTACAAAGCCTTGGGACTCAACCCTCTGAACACATACGACAAGCCTCAGGTGCAGCAGAGGATAAACGCTCTGAAGAGGGCCAACGAAATCAAATACAGCCCGGAGGAGCTTGCCAGATTCGAGGCGGAGATAACTTCCGGGATGGCCGCGGACGAATCCCTGGCCGCAATGAAGAAAGATTTCTCCAGGGTTCTGAGGAGCTTCATCTTCGTGCGCACGGACGGCAAGCAGGTGATCTTGGACAAGAGCGCCGACGCCATCTGCAAGAAGATGAAGAACAAAGGATGGAACATCGAGAAGGATGACATCGACGATCTTACCAAAACCCCCATCGAGAAATGCAAGGACTACGCCCTGAACGCGAAGCTCGTCGGAGCCCTGGGGGCGATGGAATGCAAGCCGTTCGTGGAATGGACCAACGACGCCGTGGACACGGCCAACGGCTACGGAGGAAACGTAGATAAGCTGGGCCCGAAGTTCGATGCGAGCGAGGTCAGGGCCATCTACGCCGCCCTCAACAAAATCTTCGACGTGCTGATGGAGCAGCGCAAATGCATGGACCTCGTCAAAGCGTTCAGGAAAGTGAAGCCCTGCGTTGACGACGACAAGCTGCTGGAAGACCTGAAAACATGGTCCGTCCTGTGGGAGATCGTCGAGGACATAAGGGCCTCATCCTCGGACCGCATAGAGAGGAGCACGATAGAGGCCCTCTTCGAAAGCAACGGATTCGCCCGTTCCGGAGCTGACACCGACAAGTCCCTGAAAGCGCTCGAGCAGTACTGCATGAGCATGGGGATAATCGCGAACCTGTCGAAGGACGACGATTTCGATCTCAGATGCGGCTCGTGCGGCGCCTACATGCCCAAAGACAACGAGAAATGCACCGTCTGCGGGTCGGATCTGTACTACCACTGCAAATGCGGGGCCACGACGCCTTTTTCTGAGGGGAAATGCAAGCGCTGCGGAATGGGGATAGCCCTCGTCAGCGACATCAAGGAAACGCAGAAGAAGGTCGAAAAACTGACGGCATCCTACGGTCTGGCCGAGCTCAGGCGCCTGCTCAATGACCTCGGGGAGCACAAGAAAAACTTGGATCCTCTGGTCTTGGCCAGAGCCGAAGCTGTTCTGAGGGACAACGACGCCATCGTTTCCAAGTTGGATTCGCTGATCTCAGCATCGAAAATAAACGAGGCCCTGGAAGCCTCGAAGAGATACCTCGCCGGGAAGCCAAACTCCCCAGACCTCGAACAGGTGAGGCTGCGCAAGAGCCACTGCGAATCCACGATGGCCGAGGTCAGAAGGCGCCTCCAGGACGCCGGGACCCTTTCGGGGAAGGACGCCGCCAAAGAATACGCCGCGATAATGCGCCTCTGCGCCGACTGCCCCGAAGCCAACGCGCGCTTGGAAGGCCTCAGGCCGCAGAAGCCTTCCTCGGTGATGCTGTCGGAAAGCATGGACGGGTTCATCAGGATAAGGATGGCCCAAGCCGACGGGAAACCGGCCGGGTATGAGATCGTCAAGAACGCCGGCCGCGCCCCTAGGAACCGCGAGGACGGAGAGACGATAAAGACCGCCGCCTCGGAATACGTGGACCGCGACATCGTCTTCGGGAAGGGCTACTACTACGCCGTATACTCCGAGAGGGAAGGGATATCATCATCCGAGCCTACGTACGCCGGACCGTTCGCCGTGTTCTCCAACGTGAGGAACCTCCGCGCCTCTTCGGAAACGAAGGGGATACGCCTGAGATTCGATGTCCCCAAAGGATGCAGCAGAGTCTGGATGTGCAGATCCGAAGGCTCCGTACCGGCTTTCCTCGGCATGGGACGCATAGATCTTGGGACCGAGGGCGGATATCTGGACGTGGAATCCTCCGGCGAAGGCATGTCATACGGTTACCTTCTGGTGGCCGAATATTCCGACGGGCGCTCTACGCCGGCGTTCTCGAAAGGCGTCTCGGTAGTATGCACCTATGAGAAGGTCCCGGAACCGCCCGGCAATTTCAAGGTGCAGCCGAAAGGGAACGGAACTTTCTCGGCCGCATGGAACCAATGCAGAGAGGAATGCAGGCTGTATTCATCGCCGAAGCGCATCGGCGGAAACAAAACGGCCACCGCTGATTACGTCAGAAAGAACATGTCGCCCCTGAGCTTCGAGACAACGGGCCAGAATTCGGCTTCGTTCTCGCTCCCGCCCGGCGCCGTGCTGTACGTCTACCCCGTGGTCATATCGGGTTCCAACGCCGCCATAGGCGCCGAAAAGCTCGTGCACAACGCGATCCCGCCGGACAACGTCAGATGCGTGTACAGCGGAGGGAGATACGTCGTCACATTGGACTGGCCGAAAGGCGCCTTGGCGATGAGGGCATGCTATTCCGGGGACGGATTCCCGTCGGACCCCCACGAAGGGTTCTCTGTAAGGAAAACCAAACAGGAGTACGATGCCCAGAAAAAGATCGAGATACCGTCCAAGGATTCGGAGATATTCGTCGCCGTCTTCTCCGAATATCCGGAGAGCACATTCTCCGAGGGGCGCAGCATCAGCTGCTCCAAGCTGAAAGAAAAAACCGCGATAAGATACAGCATCACAAGCGGGCTGTTCGGAACGAAGATAGAGTTCTCGACCGACCCCACATTGAGCGCCCTGCCTGAGATGGCGCTCCGCGTATCCGACTTCGGATTCCCGCGCCCGGACGACGAGAAGATTGCCACCGTGAGCAAAGTCGATCTGAACAAAGGAAGGGGCACTTTCGTCCTCTCCAAAGAAGCGGCCAAAGCGTATAGGAGCTCCAAGAGATCGGGGCTATTCTTCGCGAACTTCGAGGACTATGAGATTTACACGCTGGAACACCCCAGGAGCTGA
- a CDS encoding phage holin family protein codes for MESLNKAVIILGHILALIISEFVMYCVGIVNTDLYISIPVGISMIGLVVVLGMSMYKIDYSEFHNTFAVFDYHTVIRMIVKSAEGFGTLIGLALTFGVYGIVLMIFPLILGIIGFVIALIVFLIYYFIVMIIFVTVLGYSKMKERAGYAKNTRRCVCPSCGAIFERPIYVCSCGQRYPTANGLDLRPSIHGINHTHCEVCDAKLPVTDRHNKRRLLDAVCPECDAIINAKEAKPYILTLAGPSKSGKTTLAFSAMYAIEKSGKYSYPYSSSYSGSTPKTYSPPYVIDVDVSKKTNRHLVMFDINGSYFSSDENDFGQQPQYGQEDAIFVTIDASAQDAAVKAELAVNEFWQKYHSISQTSLTSTIRVPLHLVVTHKDAIGDPGDVRGYLVSSGFGQLISMLDNSFSSVSYHICDARDTKEVAKVFFDAFVRLDSDVANMFYKA; via the coding sequence TTGGAATCGCTCAATAAAGCTGTGATAATACTGGGACATATTCTGGCGCTTATTATCAGCGAATTTGTGATGTACTGCGTGGGGATCGTCAATACCGACCTTTACATCTCCATTCCCGTAGGAATAAGCATGATCGGCCTGGTGGTCGTATTGGGGATGTCCATGTACAAAATCGATTACAGCGAATTCCACAACACATTCGCCGTCTTCGATTATCACACCGTGATCAGGATGATCGTCAAAAGCGCCGAAGGCTTCGGAACTCTCATCGGCTTGGCGCTGACATTCGGCGTATACGGGATCGTCCTGATGATATTCCCGCTCATCCTGGGGATCATTGGGTTCGTCATCGCTCTGATCGTCTTCCTGATCTACTACTTCATTGTGATGATCATATTCGTCACGGTTCTGGGCTACTCGAAGATGAAGGAGAGGGCCGGTTACGCCAAAAACACCCGCCGCTGCGTATGCCCGAGCTGCGGCGCCATATTCGAGCGCCCGATCTACGTCTGCTCTTGCGGCCAACGCTATCCCACGGCGAATGGCCTGGACCTCCGCCCATCGATCCACGGGATCAACCACACCCATTGCGAAGTGTGCGACGCAAAACTGCCTGTGACTGATCGCCACAATAAAAGACGCCTCCTCGATGCGGTATGCCCGGAATGCGACGCCATAATCAATGCCAAAGAAGCCAAGCCCTACATTCTGACCTTGGCCGGGCCGTCCAAATCCGGGAAGACTACCCTCGCTTTCTCCGCTATGTATGCGATAGAGAAGAGCGGAAAATACTCCTACCCATACAGTTCCTCTTACAGCGGAAGCACCCCCAAAACATACAGCCCGCCTTACGTGATAGATGTGGACGTCTCCAAGAAGACGAACCGCCATCTCGTCATGTTCGACATCAACGGCTCATACTTCAGCAGCGACGAGAACGATTTCGGACAGCAGCCCCAATACGGGCAGGAAGACGCAATCTTCGTGACGATAGACGCCAGCGCCCAGGACGCCGCGGTCAAAGCCGAACTGGCCGTCAACGAATTCTGGCAGAAATACCATTCGATATCGCAGACCTCTCTGACCAGCACGATCCGCGTCCCGCTTCACCTGGTGGTCACCCACAAAGATGCCATCGGAGACCCGGGAGACGTCAGGGGATATCTGGTATCCTCTGGCTTCGGGCAGCTGATCTCCATGCTGGACAACAGCTTCAGCAGCGTCTCATACCATATATGCGATGCAAGAGACACAAAAGAGGTCGCGAAAGTGTTCTTCGATGCGTTCGTCAGGCTGGACTCGGACGTGGCGAACATGTTCTACAAGGCGTGA
- the argB gene encoding acetylglutamate kinase, with protein MDNLYVLKFGGNAIRGKGDMMRLSSEMAAMLKEGKKLILIHGGGPEISEEMERRGLKPVKVCGVRVTDKDALEVAETVLRKINADMVGCLRESGADAIGIPGYFCASCEKKAPIKASEDGEEKEVDLGLVGEVTDVDPQPLFDLIEQGIVPVVYPIGKDAAGNMLNVNADTMAAGIAVGIGCSGMVAITDVPGILRDVADPSSKIDSLTIEEARALIEDGTISGGMIPKVESCIKALEAGVPSVRMVNGKDESGIMSEGRGTIVTG; from the coding sequence ATGGACAATCTGTACGTGCTCAAGTTCGGAGGGAATGCCATACGCGGGAAAGGCGATATGATGCGCCTTTCGTCGGAGATGGCGGCCATGCTGAAAGAAGGCAAAAAGCTGATTCTCATCCACGGAGGAGGCCCGGAAATATCTGAGGAGATGGAGAGGAGAGGCTTGAAGCCGGTCAAGGTCTGCGGCGTCAGAGTCACAGACAAGGATGCTTTGGAGGTCGCTGAGACCGTGCTCCGCAAGATAAACGCAGACATGGTCGGCTGCCTCAGGGAATCCGGCGCAGACGCCATCGGAATCCCGGGCTATTTCTGCGCCTCGTGCGAGAAGAAAGCGCCCATCAAAGCCTCGGAAGACGGAGAGGAAAAGGAAGTCGATCTCGGATTGGTGGGAGAGGTTACCGACGTGGACCCCCAGCCTCTGTTCGATCTGATCGAGCAGGGAATAGTGCCTGTTGTGTATCCCATCGGGAAAGATGCCGCAGGAAACATGCTCAACGTCAATGCGGACACAATGGCCGCCGGAATCGCCGTGGGCATAGGGTGCTCCGGAATGGTTGCCATCACCGACGTCCCAGGAATACTGAGGGATGTCGCCGATCCGTCGTCCAAGATAGATTCGCTGACCATAGAAGAGGCGCGCGCCCTCATAGAAGACGGGACGATCTCGGGCGGGATGATCCCGAAGGTCGAATCCTGCATCAAAGCGTTGGAAGCCGGCGTACCATCGGTCCGCATGGTGAACGGGAAAGACGAGAGCGGCATCATGTCTGAGGGCCGCGGAACGATCGTCACGGGATGA
- the argJ gene encoding bifunctional ornithine acetyltransferase/N-acetylglutamate synthase produces the protein MTEIIDGGVTTPQGFKAAGVHSGVKYRSLDLGLLYSEVPAAAFVGYTSNNVKAAPVQVMMKENSPTLSAVVVNSGNANALTGRRGIEDAISMKQSVATELGLDPVQVGVMSTGLIGRFMDMHKIRYGISRAAKELSSGREADGLIAEAIMTTDTIKKECAARVRLSDGTLVYIGAISKGSGMISPHMKVLHGTTLSLVTTDANLSPAFREKWQSILDDSMNMVSVDGDQSTNDTCILLANGMSNGKCADEDPEFEDALRTVMTKIARTIAMDGEGATKLIEVQVTGAESKEDARKVIKTIIDSPLVKSAIFGSDPNYGRIMMAVGNSGAKFNLEEMRLIIKGGDMEVPILDAGSPVFQDERAVEVVRMAMDNKEVSILVDLGVGEEESIGWGCDLTYDYVRINAEYAT, from the coding sequence ATGACGGAAATAATCGATGGAGGAGTTACGACCCCGCAGGGCTTTAAAGCGGCGGGCGTCCACAGCGGAGTTAAATATCGCTCGCTCGACCTCGGATTGCTGTATTCCGAGGTGCCGGCGGCAGCTTTCGTGGGCTACACGAGCAACAATGTGAAGGCGGCTCCGGTCCAGGTCATGATGAAGGAGAATTCCCCGACGCTTTCTGCCGTCGTGGTGAACAGCGGTAACGCAAACGCTCTCACCGGCCGCCGCGGGATCGAGGACGCCATATCAATGAAGCAGTCGGTCGCGACTGAGCTCGGTCTGGATCCGGTCCAGGTCGGAGTCATGTCTACGGGACTGATCGGCCGTTTCATGGACATGCACAAGATCCGCTACGGGATATCCCGCGCCGCCAAAGAGCTGAGCTCCGGCAGAGAGGCCGACGGCCTGATTGCCGAAGCCATCATGACTACGGACACCATCAAAAAGGAATGCGCCGCCCGCGTCCGCCTGAGCGATGGCACTCTGGTGTATATCGGCGCGATATCCAAGGGAAGCGGGATGATCTCGCCCCACATGAAAGTCCTGCACGGGACCACCCTGTCTCTGGTCACCACTGACGCCAACCTATCCCCAGCTTTCCGCGAGAAGTGGCAGTCCATCCTCGACGACAGCATGAATATGGTCTCCGTGGATGGCGACCAGTCGACCAACGACACCTGCATCCTGCTCGCCAACGGCATGTCCAATGGCAAATGCGCAGACGAGGATCCCGAGTTCGAGGATGCCCTCCGCACCGTGATGACCAAGATCGCCCGCACCATCGCGATGGACGGGGAGGGAGCCACCAAGCTCATCGAGGTCCAGGTCACCGGGGCGGAATCCAAGGAGGATGCCCGCAAAGTCATCAAGACAATCATCGATTCGCCTCTGGTCAAGTCAGCCATATTCGGTTCCGACCCCAACTACGGGCGCATAATGATGGCCGTCGGGAACAGCGGCGCAAAGTTCAACTTGGAGGAGATGCGCCTGATAATCAAGGGAGGGGACATGGAAGTCCCGATCTTGGATGCCGGGTCGCCTGTTTTCCAGGACGAGCGCGCTGTGGAGGTCGTCCGCATGGCGATGGACAACAAAGAGGTCAGCATTCTGGTCGATCTCGGAGTGGGAGAGGAGGAATCCATAGGCTGGGGCTGCGATCTCACCTATGATTACGTCCGCATCAACGCGGAATACGCTACGTGA